The Gordonia sp. KTR9 genome contains a region encoding:
- a CDS encoding amino acid adenylation domain-containing protein has protein sequence MAIADYRADTPGDVDETIAVLPLTAAQRGMWFAESLSSEYSVNIAQYVDIRHAPGGLDVELFAQCCVEVGKLVESPFVRLTEIDGIPMQYVDVDFDQTVDILDFRGEPDPVAAAMEWMQAEYRQPVDLLNDQFIIVSILLISDERTFWYNRAHHIIIDGYAALSIMRRTVDRYNALRRGEEPRDKPPATMADIVAYEEAYQGSTRRETDRAHWLERVADLPERVTLSKVGTSGSLSFDNVVAGAALDPDRQRRYEALAGELNSSLAVVMTSAFGAFLARMSNHDDIVLSLPVTGRATAKIKISGGMVSNILPIRLREVSSKSVRELIATAQLELTGALRHQRYRSDDIRRDAGLDQSSVSFGPTINMVFFDEQVAIDGTDMEYRILTSGILEDLLINLYQSSPGSPLVVDLHGNPHLYSPAELEALHGRFLTFLDRFLSSEALDTPVADVDLLVDSDHRLLDALPQSLPRATTPTLVEVFDEVATAHRHRGAVSDADGVTLSYAELASRSDAMARSLVARGIGAGDLVGVATARDTSLVVVMLAVLKAGAGYLPLDTGNPEERLRYIIDDAAPACLVVSDGDRPGWAGECEVVETGRLLAEAQTPGAAAVEVPRGPATPEATAYVIYTSGSTGAPKGVEIVHRNVVTLLDAASADFDFTPEDVWSVFHSYAFDFSVWEIFGPLLTGGRAVIVDRMVARAPAEFLQLLADEQITVASLTPSAFSIVADVRRRTGTPLALRYIVFGGEELRFDEVHNWYESFGDEIELVNMYGITETTVHVTYRPLDPDLVRGESASLIGRPLNSLGVRVLDNRLRPVPEGAVGEIYVVGDQLARGYRHRHGLTATRFVADPHGTGGRMYRSGDLGRRIGTDVQYLGRADTQVQLRGFRVELGEVETALRAVDGVTAAAAVVTDAASAGGAKLVGYAVTETGGGLDESAIREQVRAHVPGYMVPDVVMLIDELPLTANGKLNRHALPAPVFARDERIAYVAPSTPREREVVAIVEELLDIEPIGLQDNIFALGADSLTAARLASRLRTVAGLDIKLANVFESQSLGDIIRVATPVTEDAAGRRPELLPQRRPDRIPLAFSQRRLWFINRLDPTSAAYNIPGAVRLGADVDAAALAAAIDDVIARHEPLRTTFPDEDGETFQFIHSAEAAAAARLFDVVDVAPVDTERRLADFAVTGFDLNYEYPVRARLFRAVAPDGTLDHVLIVVMHHIIGDGASLGPLITDVLTAYAARLAHQQPAWRPLPVQYADYALWQREVLGEAADETSLMSAQLDFWRTELAGMPELISLPTDRARPIRPSGAGGFVDTLLDADTVARLHAVAAQHGVTVFAIFHAALAVVLSRLSGSDDVAIGTAIAGRDEPELTDLIGMFVNTLVLRTRVHPDTDLTSLLNEANHTRAQALSNADVPFEQVVDAVGARRSTAHSPLFQVELVMQHDQVERLFEDEAGISLIDARAPFAKYDLSLSVVEYSDTGDHAGQISVAFGYARDLFDESTIERFARYLHDVLAAMAGSLEADDAGRTLRVDDLFAFPEAEVDTVRGWSRGASHELTAPDLASALLAGYRQDPDAVALVFADRELTYAEFATRATALARQLIDDGVGPDVAVAVCIPRSVELLVAVHAIVLAGGQYVPLDTEAPVDRADYMLETAGARRVLVGPGTRPAVIDDLADRVTVTSVDASVDSDAQGGTFTPDERRGILGPENAAYTIFTSGSTGRPKGVVVSHRAIVNRLDWMQEHYTLTQRDVVLQKTPVTFDVSVWELFWPFISGSRLVVAVPGGHGDPSYLVDIIQREDVTTLHFVPSMLSTFLDVVGADRLAELSSLRQVFTSGEALTASTAGGLRTALPAVGLHNLYGPTEAAVDVTEHNVRGSETVVPIGRPVPNTTIHILDHRLRPLPVGVPGEIYLGGVQLARGYVSQGRLSAERFVADPYGPPGSRLYRTGDLGKWSPAGEIEYLGRNDFQVKLRGQRLELGEIESALMSVPGIVHTAVTVADLAAGQSLVAYYSPDSVTPADAQAHLNGTVPEFMVPTIWMPLSTMPLNSAGKVDRKALPAPVIETAEFVPPSTETERVIARVFADVLGVDRISVAESFFDLGGNSLSATKVAARLSADLEVDIPVAAVFDAPSVRAMATFASDHGTPSRRPRLAARAHGDRAPLSAVQRGMWLINRADPASPAYNVAMALRLSGQLDTDAIGAAIEDLIERHESMRTRYPLVDGEPIQLVLDRDAALELLERSVVDVDGDPVPVIADFTGRGFDVTVAPPLRMMLLRLTETEHILVFVVHHITADGASMLPLATDVMTAYSARVAGRRPDWPPLAVQYLDYTLWQQEALAVSGPDGTTEAGRQLAYWTDRLRNAPARLELPTDRPRPRTPSFVGEEVRFDIDGGLVHKLEAVARQHNATLFMVMQTALVVLLSRLTTQRDIVIGTPFAGRGQPELDGVVGMFVNTLALRSRLQDEEKFAELLQRVRDEDLADMANAEIAFDTIVSSVLPSPPTSYNPIYQVMFAYQNFTIPTLDMDSMTIAPVSEQLTPAKVDLQLTLFPDDFVAPAAKDADSMTGQLIYAADIFTKGTVETYAQRYLRVLEEVSENPQVLVGDIDIATAAEQTAASAVADAELAVALPDLVARAVAAQPDAVAAVHQGAEVTFAVLSSISDAMAAALPDPDSALTTALMSLLPGLAVSGPDALGDVLGELRANALRVVDGAMSGAGSRGNEAVQSTKGMTQT, from the coding sequence GTGGCAATCGCCGATTACCGTGCTGATACGCCGGGTGACGTGGACGAGACCATTGCGGTCCTTCCGCTCACCGCGGCGCAGCGCGGCATGTGGTTCGCCGAGTCGCTGTCGTCCGAGTACTCGGTCAACATCGCTCAGTATGTGGACATCCGCCATGCGCCGGGCGGATTGGACGTCGAACTCTTCGCACAGTGCTGTGTGGAGGTCGGCAAACTCGTCGAGTCGCCGTTCGTCCGTCTGACCGAGATCGACGGCATCCCGATGCAGTACGTCGACGTCGACTTCGACCAGACCGTGGACATCCTGGACTTCCGTGGCGAGCCCGACCCGGTCGCGGCGGCGATGGAATGGATGCAGGCGGAGTACCGGCAGCCGGTCGATCTCCTCAACGACCAGTTCATCATCGTCTCGATCCTGCTCATCTCGGACGAGCGCACGTTCTGGTACAACCGTGCCCACCACATCATCATCGACGGCTATGCCGCACTGTCGATCATGCGTCGCACCGTCGACCGCTACAACGCTCTCCGCCGGGGCGAGGAGCCGCGCGACAAGCCGCCGGCCACCATGGCCGACATCGTCGCCTATGAAGAGGCCTACCAGGGCAGCACACGGCGGGAGACCGACCGCGCACACTGGCTCGAACGCGTCGCGGATCTGCCGGAGCGGGTGACGCTGTCGAAGGTCGGGACCTCCGGGTCGCTGTCGTTCGACAACGTCGTCGCCGGCGCCGCCCTGGACCCGGATCGGCAGCGCCGGTACGAGGCCCTCGCCGGGGAGCTGAACAGTTCCCTCGCGGTCGTGATGACCTCGGCGTTCGGCGCGTTCCTCGCGCGGATGAGCAACCACGACGACATCGTCCTGAGTCTTCCGGTCACCGGCCGTGCCACCGCCAAGATCAAGATCTCCGGTGGCATGGTGTCCAACATCCTGCCGATCCGGCTACGCGAGGTGTCGTCGAAGTCGGTCCGCGAGCTGATCGCGACCGCGCAGCTCGAACTGACCGGCGCGCTGCGCCACCAGCGGTACCGGTCCGACGACATCCGTCGCGACGCCGGTCTCGACCAGAGTTCGGTCTCGTTCGGACCCACCATCAACATGGTGTTCTTCGACGAGCAGGTCGCCATCGACGGCACCGACATGGAGTACCGCATCCTCACGTCGGGCATCCTCGAGGACCTCCTGATCAACCTGTATCAGTCGAGTCCCGGTTCCCCGCTCGTCGTCGACCTGCACGGCAACCCGCACCTGTACTCACCGGCCGAACTCGAAGCGCTGCACGGGCGATTCCTGACGTTCCTCGACCGGTTCCTGTCGAGCGAGGCGCTCGACACCCCCGTCGCCGATGTCGACTTGCTCGTGGACAGCGATCACCGGCTCCTCGACGCACTCCCGCAGTCACTGCCGCGGGCGACCACACCGACCCTGGTCGAGGTGTTCGACGAGGTCGCGACCGCCCACCGTCATCGGGGTGCGGTCTCCGACGCCGACGGTGTGACCCTGAGTTACGCCGAACTCGCGAGCCGTTCGGACGCGATGGCGCGCTCGCTCGTCGCACGTGGGATCGGGGCGGGCGATCTGGTGGGTGTGGCGACGGCGCGCGACACGAGCCTCGTGGTCGTCATGCTGGCCGTGCTCAAGGCCGGCGCGGGATACCTGCCGCTGGACACCGGCAACCCGGAAGAACGCCTGCGCTACATCATCGACGACGCCGCCCCGGCGTGCCTGGTCGTCTCCGACGGCGACCGGCCCGGATGGGCAGGGGAGTGCGAGGTCGTCGAGACCGGCCGGCTCCTCGCCGAGGCGCAGACACCGGGAGCCGCCGCGGTCGAAGTGCCGCGCGGTCCGGCGACGCCCGAGGCGACGGCCTATGTCATCTACACCTCCGGATCGACCGGGGCACCCAAGGGCGTCGAGATCGTGCACCGCAACGTGGTCACGCTGCTCGACGCGGCGTCGGCCGACTTCGACTTCACGCCCGAGGACGTCTGGTCGGTCTTCCACTCCTACGCCTTCGACTTCTCCGTGTGGGAGATCTTCGGGCCATTGCTCACCGGTGGACGCGCGGTGATCGTGGATCGGATGGTCGCCCGCGCGCCCGCCGAGTTCCTGCAGCTGCTCGCCGACGAGCAGATCACGGTCGCATCCCTGACGCCCTCGGCGTTCAGCATCGTGGCCGACGTCCGCCGCCGGACCGGGACGCCATTGGCGTTGCGCTACATCGTCTTCGGCGGCGAGGAACTGCGCTTCGACGAGGTGCACAACTGGTACGAGTCGTTCGGCGACGAGATCGAACTCGTCAACATGTACGGCATCACCGAGACGACGGTCCATGTCACCTACCGTCCGCTCGATCCCGATCTCGTGCGCGGCGAGAGCGCCAGCCTCATCGGCCGTCCGTTGAACTCGTTGGGCGTTCGGGTTCTCGACAACCGCCTGCGTCCGGTGCCCGAGGGCGCCGTCGGCGAGATCTACGTCGTCGGTGACCAACTCGCGCGCGGATATCGTCATCGCCACGGACTCACCGCAACCCGGTTCGTCGCCGACCCGCACGGGACCGGCGGGCGGATGTACCGCTCCGGCGACCTCGGCCGGCGGATCGGTACCGACGTGCAGTATCTGGGGCGCGCCGACACGCAGGTGCAGCTGCGGGGCTTCCGGGTCGAGCTGGGAGAGGTCGAGACGGCGCTGCGCGCGGTCGACGGGGTCACCGCGGCGGCCGCGGTCGTCACCGACGCGGCCTCGGCGGGCGGGGCGAAGCTCGTCGGTTACGCGGTCACCGAAACCGGTGGCGGGCTCGACGAATCCGCCATCCGTGAGCAGGTCCGCGCCCATGTGCCCGGGTACATGGTGCCCGATGTCGTCATGCTGATCGACGAGCTGCCCCTCACCGCGAACGGCAAGCTGAACCGGCACGCGCTGCCCGCTCCGGTGTTCGCGCGTGACGAACGGATCGCCTACGTCGCGCCGTCGACCCCGCGTGAACGCGAAGTGGTCGCGATCGTCGAAGAGCTGCTCGACATCGAACCGATCGGGTTGCAGGACAACATCTTCGCGCTCGGTGCCGATTCGCTGACCGCGGCCCGGCTGGCATCGCGGCTGCGTACCGTCGCCGGCCTCGACATCAAGCTGGCCAACGTCTTCGAGAGTCAGAGCCTCGGCGACATCATCCGGGTCGCGACACCGGTCACCGAGGACGCCGCCGGCCGCCGGCCGGAGCTCCTGCCGCAGCGGCGCCCGGACCGGATTCCGTTGGCATTCAGCCAGCGTCGTCTCTGGTTCATCAACCGGCTCGACCCGACCTCGGCGGCCTACAACATCCCGGGAGCGGTCCGGCTCGGCGCCGACGTCGACGCCGCCGCGCTGGCCGCCGCGATCGACGACGTCATCGCGCGACACGAGCCATTGCGGACCACGTTCCCGGACGAGGACGGGGAGACCTTCCAGTTCATCCACTCGGCGGAGGCGGCCGCCGCGGCCCGACTGTTCGACGTGGTCGACGTGGCGCCGGTGGACACCGAACGCCGACTCGCCGACTTCGCCGTGACCGGCTTCGACCTGAACTACGAATATCCGGTCCGCGCACGACTTTTCCGCGCCGTGGCGCCCGACGGAACGCTCGACCACGTCCTGATCGTCGTCATGCACCACATCATCGGCGACGGTGCCTCGCTCGGTCCGCTGATCACCGACGTCCTGACTGCGTACGCCGCCCGGCTCGCCCACCAGCAGCCCGCCTGGCGTCCGCTGCCGGTGCAGTACGCCGACTACGCGTTGTGGCAGCGCGAGGTCCTGGGGGAGGCCGCCGACGAGACCTCGCTGATGTCGGCGCAGCTCGACTTCTGGCGCACCGAACTGGCGGGGATGCCCGAACTCATCTCCTTGCCCACCGACCGGGCACGACCGATCCGGCCCTCCGGCGCAGGCGGTTTCGTCGACACCTTGCTCGACGCCGACACCGTCGCCCGGCTGCACGCGGTGGCCGCCCAGCACGGTGTGACCGTCTTCGCGATCTTCCACGCCGCGCTCGCCGTGGTGCTGTCGCGCCTCAGCGGCAGCGACGACGTGGCCATCGGCACCGCGATCGCGGGTCGGGACGAGCCGGAGCTCACCGACCTGATCGGCATGTTCGTCAACACCCTCGTGCTGCGCACCCGGGTGCACCCCGACACCGATCTCACCAGTCTGCTCAACGAGGCCAATCACACTCGCGCGCAAGCTCTCAGCAACGCCGACGTCCCCTTCGAGCAGGTCGTCGACGCGGTGGGGGCCCGGCGCTCCACGGCCCATTCCCCGCTCTTCCAGGTCGAACTGGTGATGCAGCACGACCAGGTCGAGCGGCTCTTCGAGGACGAGGCAGGGATCAGCCTCATCGACGCGCGTGCCCCGTTCGCCAAGTACGACCTCTCACTCAGCGTCGTCGAGTACTCCGACACCGGTGACCACGCCGGCCAGATCTCGGTGGCGTTCGGATACGCGCGTGATCTCTTCGACGAGTCCACCATCGAACGGTTCGCGCGTTACCTCCACGACGTTCTCGCCGCGATGGCCGGCTCGCTCGAGGCCGACGATGCGGGCCGGACACTGCGCGTCGACGACCTCTTCGCGTTCCCCGAGGCCGAGGTGGACACGGTTCGGGGGTGGTCACGCGGCGCTTCGCACGAGCTGACCGCGCCCGATCTGGCTTCCGCGCTGCTCGCCGGGTACCGGCAGGACCCCGACGCGGTCGCGCTGGTGTTCGCCGACCGTGAACTCACCTACGCCGAATTCGCCACGCGGGCAACGGCTCTGGCCCGTCAGCTCATCGACGACGGCGTCGGTCCGGATGTCGCGGTGGCCGTGTGCATCCCGCGTTCGGTGGAACTGCTGGTCGCGGTGCACGCGATCGTGCTCGCCGGTGGCCAGTACGTGCCGCTCGACACCGAGGCGCCGGTCGATCGTGCCGACTACATGCTCGAGACCGCCGGTGCACGGCGCGTACTGGTCGGGCCGGGGACTCGCCCCGCCGTGATCGACGACCTCGCCGACCGCGTGACCGTCACCTCGGTCGACGCCTCGGTCGATTCGGATGCGCAGGGCGGAACCTTCACGCCGGACGAGCGTCGCGGAATCCTTGGACCGGAGAACGCCGCGTACACGATCTTCACCTCCGGCTCCACCGGACGGCCCAAGGGCGTCGTCGTGTCGCATCGCGCGATCGTCAACCGACTCGACTGGATGCAGGAGCACTACACCCTCACCCAGCGCGACGTGGTGCTGCAGAAGACGCCGGTGACATTCGACGTGTCGGTCTGGGAGCTGTTCTGGCCCTTCATCTCCGGGTCCCGACTCGTGGTCGCGGTGCCCGGCGGACACGGCGACCCGTCCTATCTCGTCGACATCATCCAGCGCGAGGACGTCACGACGCTGCACTTCGTGCCGTCGATGCTGTCCACCTTCCTCGACGTCGTCGGCGCGGACCGGCTCGCCGAGCTGAGCTCGTTGCGTCAGGTGTTCACCTCGGGTGAGGCCCTGACCGCCTCGACCGCGGGTGGTCTGCGCACCGCCTTGCCCGCCGTCGGGTTGCACAACCTGTACGGGCCGACCGAAGCGGCCGTCGACGTCACCGAACACAACGTCCGCGGCTCGGAGACCGTCGTACCGATCGGTCGGCCGGTGCCGAACACGACGATCCACATCCTCGACCACCGGCTGCGGCCCCTGCCGGTCGGTGTGCCCGGCGAGATCTACCTCGGCGGCGTCCAGCTGGCCCGCGGATACGTGTCGCAGGGCCGGCTCAGTGCCGAACGCTTCGTCGCCGACCCGTACGGCCCGCCCGGGTCGCGGCTGTACCGCACCGGCGATCTCGGCAAGTGGAGCCCGGCAGGGGAGATCGAGTACCTGGGCCGCAACGACTTCCAGGTGAAGTTGCGCGGTCAGCGACTGGAGCTCGGCGAGATCGAGTCGGCGCTGATGTCGGTGCCCGGCATCGTCCACACGGCGGTGACGGTCGCCGATCTGGCCGCGGGACAGAGCCTGGTGGCCTACTACTCGCCCGACTCCGTCACCCCGGCCGACGCCCAGGCGCACCTGAACGGCACCGTGCCGGAGTTCATGGTGCCGACGATCTGGATGCCGCTGTCGACCATGCCGCTGAACTCGGCGGGCAAGGTCGATCGCAAGGCGCTGCCCGCCCCGGTGATCGAGACCGCCGAATTCGTGCCGCCGAGCACCGAGACCGAACGGGTGATCGCCCGCGTGTTCGCCGATGTGCTGGGCGTCGATCGGATCAGCGTGGCCGAGTCGTTCTTCGACCTCGGCGGCAACTCGCTGAGCGCGACGAAGGTGGCCGCTCGGTTGTCGGCCGACCTGGAGGTCGACATCCCGGTCGCCGCGGTGTTCGATGCGCCGTCCGTGCGGGCGATGGCGACGTTCGCCAGCGACCACGGGACCCCGTCGCGCCGTCCGCGTCTGGCAGCACGTGCGCACGGAGACCGGGCGCCGCTGTCGGCAGTGCAGCGCGGGATGTGGCTGATCAACCGCGCCGATCCGGCGTCGCCGGCTTACAACGTCGCGATGGCGCTGCGCTTGTCCGGACAGCTGGACACCGACGCGATCGGCGCCGCGATCGAGGACCTCATCGAGCGCCACGAGTCGATGCGGACGCGTTATCCGCTCGTCGACGGCGAGCCGATCCAGCTCGTGCTCGATCGGGATGCCGCGCTGGAGTTGCTCGAGCGCAGCGTCGTCGACGTCGACGGCGATCCGGTCCCGGTGATCGCGGACTTCACCGGACGCGGTTTCGACGTCACCGTCGCACCGCCGCTGCGGATGATGTTGCTGCGGCTCACCGAGACCGAGCACATCCTGGTGTTCGTCGTGCATCACATCACCGCCGACGGCGCCTCGATGCTGCCGCTGGCCACCGACGTGATGACCGCGTACTCGGCGCGGGTGGCCGGTCGTCGGCCGGATTGGCCGCCGCTCGCGGTCCAATACCTGGACTACACGCTGTGGCAGCAGGAGGCCCTCGCCGTTTCCGGACCCGACGGGACGACCGAGGCGGGCCGCCAGCTCGCGTACTGGACCGACCGGCTCCGCAACGCGCCGGCCCGGCTGGAGTTGCCGACCGATCGCCCCCGCCCGCGGACACCGTCCTTCGTCGGCGAGGAGGTGCGGTTCGACATCGACGGCGGCCTGGTGCACAAGCTGGAGGCCGTCGCGCGCCAGCACAACGCGACGCTGTTCATGGTGATGCAGACCGCACTGGTGGTGTTGCTGAGCCGGCTGACCACCCAGCGCGACATCGTGATCGGCACGCCGTTCGCCGGGCGGGGTCAGCCCGAACTCGACGGCGTGGTCGGGATGTTCGTGAACACGCTGGCCCTGCGGTCGCGACTCCAGGACGAGGAGAAGTTCGCCGAGCTCCTGCAGCGTGTCCGCGACGAGGATCTGGCCGACATGGCGAACGCCGAAATCGCGTTCGATACGATCGTGTCATCTGTACTTCCCTCGCCGCCCACCAGTTACAACCCGATCTATCAGGTGATGTTCGCCTACCAGAACTTCACCATCCCCACGCTCGACATGGATTCGATGACGATCGCGCCGGTATCCGAGCAGTTGACCCCAGCCAAGGTGGATCTTCAGCTCACGTTGTTCCCGGACGACTTCGTTGCACCGGCAGCAAAGGACGCTGATTCAATGACGGGCCAGTTGATCTACGCCGCCGACATCTTCACCAAGGGCACTGTCGAGACGTACGCGCAGCGCTATCTGCGCGTCCTCGAGGAGGTGTCGGAGAACCCGCAGGTGTTGGTGGGGGACATCGACATCGCCACCGCCGCCGAGCAGACGGCGGCCAGTGCGGTCGCCGACGCCGAACTCGCCGTCGCACTGCCCGATCTCGTCGCCCGGGCCGTGGCCGCACAGCCCGATGCGGTCGCTGCCGTGCACCAGGGGGCAGAGGTAACGTTCGCGGTGCTGTCGTCGATCAGTGATGCGATGGCTGCCGCTCTTCCCGACCCGGACTCTGCCCTCACCACCGCGCTGATGAGCCTGTTGCCGGGCCTGGCGGTGTCGGGGCCCGATGCGCTCGGTGATGTGCTGGGCGAACTCCGCGCCAACGCACTCCGAGTGGTGGACGGCGCGATGTCGGGAGCCGGGTCCCGCGGGAACGAAGCAGTGCAGTCGACCAAAGGAATGACTCAGACGTGA
- a CDS encoding ABC transporter permease — MSAAGVGASTAESTAQRHFLTTAPTDVPTESSFRAWWRQSLPLAGRQIVVFVRDVPTLMQALLFPALSMLMFKVVLGDAIGSATGQNSAYGTVPLVILVGAMFGSIASATRLNRERATGLLARLYVLPIHRAADLTSRVMSELVRILVTTLILLAAGHLIGFRFTQGLGSAIGLVLVALAYGTAFATLTLALAVSARPGAPIVPYLGLASSLLMFFNSGFSPISAYPEWLQPIVANQPMTPAIETMRAFAAGGPLAENLTKVAVWTVLILVISIYPALRGYRKAARDR, encoded by the coding sequence ATGAGCGCCGCCGGAGTGGGCGCCTCCACCGCGGAATCGACCGCGCAGCGGCATTTTCTGACGACCGCGCCCACCGACGTGCCGACGGAGTCCTCGTTCCGGGCGTGGTGGCGTCAGAGTCTGCCGCTGGCCGGCAGACAGATCGTGGTGTTCGTGCGCGACGTCCCGACGCTGATGCAGGCGTTGCTGTTCCCGGCGCTCAGCATGCTCATGTTCAAGGTCGTGCTCGGCGACGCGATCGGGTCGGCGACGGGTCAGAACAGTGCGTACGGCACTGTGCCGCTGGTCATCCTCGTCGGCGCGATGTTCGGCTCGATCGCCTCGGCGACCCGACTGAACCGGGAGCGGGCGACCGGACTGCTCGCCCGGCTGTATGTCCTGCCGATCCACCGGGCGGCGGACCTCACCTCGCGGGTGATGTCCGAATTGGTGCGGATCCTGGTCACGACGCTCATCCTCCTCGCCGCCGGCCACCTCATCGGATTCCGATTCACGCAGGGGCTGGGTTCGGCGATCGGGCTCGTGCTGGTCGCGCTGGCCTACGGCACCGCCTTCGCGACCCTGACGCTGGCACTCGCCGTCAGCGCGCGCCCGGGGGCGCCGATCGTGCCGTATCTCGGTCTGGCCTCGAGTCTGTTGATGTTCTTCAACTCCGGCTTCTCCCCGATCAGTGCTTATCCGGAGTGGCTGCAACCGATCGTCGCGAATCAGCCCATGACACCGGCCATCGAGACGATGCGGGCGTTCGCGGCGGGTGGCCCACTCGCCGAGAATCTCACGAAAGTCGCTGTTTGGACCGTGCTGATTCTGGTCATTTCCATTTATCCGGCTCTTCGCGGTTATCGGAAAGCCGCGAGGGACCGATGA
- a CDS encoding ABC transporter permease, protein MTTSDVLRSGATSGSPTTTLIEPRVRPVQQWWALSGRGISKVFRGGEVIFAFISPAFLAICFYVPLRSIVEVAPGVNYGQFLMPIIVLQSVNFAASSAAMRAAFDGVQGINTRFRVMPMSPLIPMLARTATNGVLLVISLICAAVACLIIDWRPGGGVWGTLGLFGLAFLIGALFSWAADGLGLVAGSPEATSQALALPTLILGMMSTGFVPLEQFPEWIQPFVRNQPISQFADSMRALDAGTATWHQLQPSLWWCAGLAATALALLAVSTRRTR, encoded by the coding sequence ATGACGACTTCTGACGTACTGCGGTCGGGGGCGACGTCGGGGTCTCCGACGACCACGCTGATCGAGCCGCGCGTGCGACCCGTGCAGCAGTGGTGGGCGCTGTCGGGGCGCGGGATCTCCAAGGTGTTCCGGGGCGGCGAGGTCATCTTCGCCTTCATCTCGCCGGCGTTTCTCGCCATCTGTTTCTACGTGCCGCTGCGGAGCATCGTCGAGGTCGCGCCCGGCGTGAACTACGGCCAGTTCCTGATGCCCATCATCGTGCTGCAGTCGGTGAACTTCGCCGCGTCCTCGGCGGCGATGCGCGCGGCCTTCGACGGGGTGCAGGGAATCAACACCCGCTTCCGGGTGATGCCGATGTCGCCGCTGATCCCGATGCTGGCGCGGACCGCGACCAACGGTGTGCTGCTGGTGATCTCGCTCATATGCGCGGCCGTCGCCTGCCTGATCATCGACTGGCGGCCGGGCGGTGGGGTCTGGGGGACGCTCGGTCTGTTCGGCCTGGCCTTCCTGATCGGAGCCCTGTTCTCGTGGGCGGCCGACGGTCTCGGGCTCGTCGCCGGCAGCCCGGAGGCCACCAGCCAGGCTCTGGCCCTGCCGACCCTGATCCTGGGCATGATGTCCACCGGATTCGTGCCGCTGGAGCAGTTCCCGGAGTGGATTCAGCCGTTCGTGCGCAACCAGCCCATCTCGCAGTTCGCCGACTCGATGCGTGCCCTCGACGCCGGGACCGCCACGTGGCACCAGTTGCAGCCGTCGCTGTGGTGGTGCGCGGGGCTGGCAGCGACCGCACTGGCGTTGCTGGCCGTCAGCACGCGGAGGACTCGCTGA